In Hydra vulgaris chromosome 06, alternate assembly HydraT2T_AEP, a genomic segment contains:
- the LOC100204484 gene encoding myosin regulatory light chain 12B — MSSSKKTKKGTSKKRAQRATSNVFAMFDQSQIQEFKEAFNMIDQNRDGFIDKEDLHDMLASLGKDPPDSYLEEMMKEAPGPINFTMFLTLFGEKLNGTDPEDVIKNAFGCFDTDQLGTIQEDYLRELLMTMGDRFTELECDEMFNGAPIKDGKFNYIEFTRIIKHGSKEE; from the exons ATGTCTTCGAGTAAGAAAACGAAGAAGGGAACTAGCAAGAAAAGAGCCCAAAGAGCTACTTCAAATGTCTTTGCTATGTTTGATCAGTCACAAATTCAAGAATTTAAAGAGGCATTTAACATGATTGATCAAAATCGTGATGGTTTCATTGATAAAGAAGATCTTCATGATATGCTAGCATCTCTTGGTAAAGACCCACCAGATTCTTATCTTGAGGAAATGATGAAAGAGGCTCCAGGACCCAttaattttacaatgtttttaactttatttggtGAAAAATTAAACGGCACTGATCCTGAAGATGTGATAAAAAATGCGTTTGGTTGTTTCGATACGGATCAATTGGGAACTATTCAAGAAGATTATCTAAGAGAACTTCTAATGACCATGGGAGACAG GTTTACAGAACTTGAATGCGACGAGATGTTTAATGGTGCACCTATTAAAGATGGAAAATTCAATTATATTGAATTCACGAGAATCATTAAACACGGATCCAAAGAGGaataa
- the LOC136081732 gene encoding uncharacterized protein LOC136081732: protein MESLNYFENLSEELKERVDFFEKNVIDVFEGGRYNDEIRSVYYDLLSKNVSVNNVESVIRTVLQKMAGISCGTLPKKSLAAEFFSEMNLLSKAQVREAILNSTHNVLHTDGTKYNFREIGSFQVTTSSGSYTFGIEDMFSGEAQSYFGELKNLLTDMSQKFSPEKENYEDDLRKLIFSFKSLMTDRTIVNSSFFKQFKHWREAILPFVVENYDRLPLNEKLKISQMHHVFCGLHVIHNLGIYAEKAIIEWEKVVEQEGSIHVKNET from the coding sequence ATGGAGAgtttaaattactttgaaaatcttTCAGAAGAGCTGAAGGAAAGAgttgacttttttgaaaaaaatgtaattgatgtttttgaagGAGGTAGATATAATGATGAAATTCGTTCAGTATATTATGAccttttaagtaaaaatgtttctgttAACAATGTTGAATCTGTTATCAGAACTGTACTACAAAAAATGGCTGGAATTTCATGTGGCACACttccaaaaaaatctttggctgctgaattttttagtgaaatgaACCTTTTATCAAAAGCTCAGGTTAGAGAGGCTATATTGAATAGTACACACAATGTTCTTCATACAGATGGCACAAAGTATAATTTTAGAGAGATTGGTAGTTTTCAAGTCACAACGTCATCTGGAAGCTACACGTTTGGGATAGAAGATATGTTTTCAGGCGAGGCACAATCTTATTTTGGAGAGCTAAAAAATTTACTCACTGATATGTCTCAAAAATTTTCTCCTGAAAAGGAAAACTATGAGGATGATCTTCGGAAGCTTATTTTTTCGTTCAAATCTTTGATGACAGATCGCACCATAgttaattcaagtttttttaagcaatttaaaCATTGGAGAGAAGCAATTTTGCCTTTTGTTGTTGAAAACTATGATCGACTtcctttaaatgaaaaattaaaaatttctcaaatgcATCATGTTTTTTGTGGCTTACATGTTATCCATAATTTAGGAATATATGCAGAAAAAGCAATCATAGAATGGGAAAAAGTGGTTGAGCAGGAAGGTAGTATTCATGTTAAAAATGAAACCTAA
- the LOC136081288 gene encoding uncharacterized protein LOC136081288, with protein sequence MPRCYNKKIKSKYNADSLERAIVLVYEKKSTIYHAAKECSVPKETLRRRIKQQEFNGNKREGRKNELSDNDETMIVAAAQYCQRYGLPLDSLDICNLVGQFYTTMRMKTPFKNGIPGKDWIISFKKRHVDKLRLCKPEILTFSRAKSLTHEVVDKFFAILSDVIHNNNIVSSSIYNLDETALSTNHLTKRVFVHPKSKDAYELAGSSGKAMYSLLFCVSADGRYLPPFVVFK encoded by the coding sequence atgccaagatgttataataaaaaaataaaatccaagtACAATGCTGATAGTTTGGAAAGAGCAATTGTGTTAGTATATGAGAAAAAAAGTACTATTTATCATGCTGCTAAAGAATGTTCTGTTCCTAAAGAAACATTGAGACGAAGAATAAAACAACAAGAATTTAATGGAAACAAACGTGAAGGTCGAAAAAATGAGCTGAGTGATAATGATGAAACTATGATTGTAGCTGCAGCCCAGTATTGTCAAAGATATGGTCTTCCATTAGATTCTCTTGACATTTGTAATTTAGTTGGTCAATTTTACACAACAATGAGGATGAAAACTccttttaaaaatggaattccTGGAAAAGATTGGATAATTTCTTTTAAGAAGCGTCATGTTGATAAACTTCGGTTATGCAAACCTGAAATACTTACATTTTCAAGAGCTAAAAGTTTAACACATGAAGTTGtagataaattttttgctattttatctGATGTGATTCATAATAATAACATTGTATCAAGTAGTATATACAATCTTGACGAGACTGCGCTTTCCACAAATCACTTAACGAAGAGAGTATTTGTACATCCAAAAAGCAAAGATGCTTATGAACTGGCTGGTTCTTCTGGTAAAGCTATGTACTCTCTGCTGTTCTGCGTGTCTGCAGATGGAAGATATCTTCCtccatttgttgtttttaagtga